One stretch of Miscanthus floridulus cultivar M001 chromosome 18, ASM1932011v1, whole genome shotgun sequence DNA includes these proteins:
- the LOC136520952 gene encoding probable protein phosphatase 2C 57 isoform X2, translated as MEEQLPRGGGGGGRPPIPAAARKPALARHSSFDFGFESSGEGPSAFYGVFDGHGGKHAADFVCNNLPRFIVEDEGFPREIVKAVSSAFLQVDAAFADACSLNCSLASGTTALAALVVGRSLLVANAGDCRAVLCRRGKAIEMSRDHKPSCNREKMRIEALGGYVDDEYLNGQLNVARAIGDWHMEGMKACDGLGPLSAEPEVMTTDLTEEDEFLIMGCDGIWDVFRSQNVVDFARRKLQEHNDPATCCKELVDEAIKRKSGDNLSVVVVCFNSRPPPVLTTPRPRVQRSISAEGLRELQSFLDSLAD; from the exons ATGGAAGAGCAACTTcctcgaggcggcggcggcgggggaagGCCCCCGatcccggcggcggcgaggaagcCGGCGCTCGCGCGGCACTCCTCTTTT GACTTCGGATTTGAAAGTTCTGGCGAAGGCCCCAGTGCCTTTTATGGG GTTTTTGATGGGCATGGTGGAAAGCATGCAGCTGATTTTGTGTGCAACAATTTACCAAGGTTTATTGTCGAGGATGAGGGTTTTCCTAGGGAGATAGTGAAAGCAGTATCCTCTGCATTCTTGCAGGTTGATGCTGCTTTTGCAGATGCTTGTTCTCTGAACTGCTCTCTTGCTTCTGGTACAACTGCTCTTGCAGCACTTGTGGTTGGGAG GTCACTTCTGGTCGCGAATGCTGGTGATTGTCGAGCAGTACTTTGTCGTCGTGGAAAGGCAATAGAGATGTCCAGGGATCACAAACCATCTTGCAACAGGGAGAAGATGCGTATTGAGGCATTGGGTGGATATGTCGATGATGAGTACCTGAACGGGCAGCTTAATGTCGCGCGAGCAATCGGGGATTGGCATATGGAAGGCATGAAAGCATGTGATGGTCTTGGCCCTCTCAGTGCCGAGCCTGAGGTAATGACAACAGATCTGACTGAAGAGGACGAGTTCCTGATCATGGGTTGTGATGGGATCTGGGATGTATTCCGCAGCCAAAATGTGGTAGATTTTGCCCGCCGTAAGCTCCAAGAGCACAATGACCCGGCCACTTGCTGTAAAGAACTAGTTGATGAGGCCATCAAGAGGAAGAGTGGTGATAACCTTTCTGTGGTTGTCGTCTGCTTCAACTCTAGGCCGCCTCCTGTTCTAACAACTCCTAGGCCTCGTGTACAGAGAAGCATATCTGCAGAGGGCCTGAGGGAGCTACAGAGCTTCCTTGATAGCTTGGCCGATTGA
- the LOC136520952 gene encoding probable protein phosphatase 2C 57 isoform X1, which yields MEEQLPRGGGGGGRPPIPAAARKPALARHSSFVRSPANNTKAENERAFESIDTEFIPVVRSGGWADIGSRHTMEDVFICSDNFMQDFGFESSGEGPSAFYGVFDGHGGKHAADFVCNNLPRFIVEDEGFPREIVKAVSSAFLQVDAAFADACSLNCSLASGTTALAALVVGRSLLVANAGDCRAVLCRRGKAIEMSRDHKPSCNREKMRIEALGGYVDDEYLNGQLNVARAIGDWHMEGMKACDGLGPLSAEPEVMTTDLTEEDEFLIMGCDGIWDVFRSQNVVDFARRKLQEHNDPATCCKELVDEAIKRKSGDNLSVVVVCFNSRPPPVLTTPRPRVQRSISAEGLRELQSFLDSLAD from the exons ATGGAAGAGCAACTTcctcgaggcggcggcggcgggggaagGCCCCCGatcccggcggcggcgaggaagcCGGCGCTCGCGCGGCACTCCTCTTTT GTGAGGAGTCCTGCAAACAATACGAAGGCTGAAAATGAGAGAGCTTTTGAAAGCATAGACACTGAATTTATTCCAGTTGTACGATCTGGTGGGTGGGCTGATATTGGCTCAAGGCACACAATGGAGGATGTCTTTATCTGCTCTGATAATTTCATGCAGGACTTCGGATTTGAAAGTTCTGGCGAAGGCCCCAGTGCCTTTTATGGG GTTTTTGATGGGCATGGTGGAAAGCATGCAGCTGATTTTGTGTGCAACAATTTACCAAGGTTTATTGTCGAGGATGAGGGTTTTCCTAGGGAGATAGTGAAAGCAGTATCCTCTGCATTCTTGCAGGTTGATGCTGCTTTTGCAGATGCTTGTTCTCTGAACTGCTCTCTTGCTTCTGGTACAACTGCTCTTGCAGCACTTGTGGTTGGGAG GTCACTTCTGGTCGCGAATGCTGGTGATTGTCGAGCAGTACTTTGTCGTCGTGGAAAGGCAATAGAGATGTCCAGGGATCACAAACCATCTTGCAACAGGGAGAAGATGCGTATTGAGGCATTGGGTGGATATGTCGATGATGAGTACCTGAACGGGCAGCTTAATGTCGCGCGAGCAATCGGGGATTGGCATATGGAAGGCATGAAAGCATGTGATGGTCTTGGCCCTCTCAGTGCCGAGCCTGAGGTAATGACAACAGATCTGACTGAAGAGGACGAGTTCCTGATCATGGGTTGTGATGGGATCTGGGATGTATTCCGCAGCCAAAATGTGGTAGATTTTGCCCGCCGTAAGCTCCAAGAGCACAATGACCCGGCCACTTGCTGTAAAGAACTAGTTGATGAGGCCATCAAGAGGAAGAGTGGTGATAACCTTTCTGTGGTTGTCGTCTGCTTCAACTCTAGGCCGCCTCCTGTTCTAACAACTCCTAGGCCTCGTGTACAGAGAAGCATATCTGCAGAGGGCCTGAGGGAGCTACAGAGCTTCCTTGATAGCTTGGCCGATTGA